One Caenibius sp. WL genomic window, GCCGGATGACCCAGTTCAAGGACAAATCGGGCAAGAACCGCGAGGGGGCTTCGGTCGCGCTGTTCACTTATCCCGTGCTGCAGGCCGCCGACGTGCTGCTGTATCAGGCCACGCACGTGCCCGTGGGCGAAGACCAGAAGCAGCATCTCGAACTGGCGCGCGATGTGGCGCAGAAGTTCAACAACGATTTCTGCGCCGAAGATGCGCCGGTCTTCACGCTGCCCGAACCGATCATCCCGCCCGAAGCGGCGCGGATCATGTCGCTGCGCGACGGGACCGCGAAAATGAGCAAGTCCGACCCCTCGGACATGGCCCGCATCAATCTGACCGACGATGCCGACACCATCATGCAGAAAGTGCGCAAGGCCCGGACCGATCCCGAACCGCTGCCGTCCGAATTGGCCGGGCTGGAAGGGCGCCCGGAAGCGGCCAATCTGGTGGGCATTTATGCCGTGATGGCAGGCACCGGCAGGGAAGCGGTGCTGCGCGATTTCGGCGGCCAGGGCTTCGGCGCGTTCAAGCCCGCGCTGGGCGAATTGCTGGTCGCCAAGCTGGCCCCGATCAACCAGCGCTTCACCGAACTGAAAGCCGATCGTGAAGCGCTCGACGCGATTCTCGCCCGCGGGGCGCTGCGGGCGCATGAAATCGCCCGTCCGACGCTGAATGCGGCCTACAAGGCGCTGGGTCTGGTACGGGGGCGCTGACCCCCGCACAGGAACCAATCCCGAAATGGGTCATTCAACGGCCATTCACTCGCAAAGCGATAAACTGATGCTATGCATCGACGAATTGCGCTTTCGGGTGCACGTCAGAGCCGGGACGATTCCCGGTTGATGGAGAGACCAAAATGAAGAACGGTAAAACCGGGTCGGGTCGGCTGTTGAAAATGAGTGCGGCGGGGCTGTTGCTGCTGGCCGTCACCGCGTGCGCGACGCCGTTCAAGGCGGACGTGTCCCGCTTCCAGTCGCAATTGCCCGCACCGCAAGGCCAGACTTTCGCCGTAATCGCCGACGACCCCGCGCTCGCGGGCGGCCTCGAATTCGCCCAATACGCGCGTCTGGTCGAAAATCAGATGGCCAAGCTCGGCTATCAGCCGGCTTCGCCCGCAAAGGCCACGATGCTGGTCCGGTTCGACTATGGCGTTGACCGCGGGCGCGAACGGGTCCGCTCCACCGGGATCGGGCGCGATCCGTTCTATTCGCCGTGGTACGGCTATCGCCCTTACTGGGGCGGCTGGGGCTATCGCCCCTACTATAGCGGCGCGTGGAGCTATGGCTGGAACGATCCGTGGTTCGATCGCGGGGTGGAAAGCTACACCGTCTATACCAGCGATATCGAACTGAAGATCGACCGGGCCCAGGATGGCGCGCGGCTGTTCGAAGGTCGGGCGGAAGCGGTGTCGACCTCCAACCGCCTGCAATATCTGGTCCCCAATCTGGTGGAAGCGATGTTCACCGATTTCCCCGGCCACTCGGGCGATACGGTGCGCATCACGATCAAGCCGGAAGACCAGCCGGCACGGCGTTCGCCCAGCAACTAGAGCGCTGCGCCTATCCGTTTCGCGAAAGGCGGGCCTTGCAAGGGCCCGCCTTTTTCGTTGGCGTTCATACATCGCCGATCTTTTGGGCAGACGGTTTCCTCCGCGCCGGAATCGCTCTACAGGCCCGCGCATGACGGCACACAAACCCGGCGATCCGACCACGCTCAACCGCCTTTACGGCCGCGCCAAGGGCAAGGCGCTACGCTCCGGCCAGCAGGCGCTGGTCGACACGCTGTTGCCACAGATCGCCGTGCCGGA contains:
- the trpS gene encoding tryptophan--tRNA ligase, with translation MRIVSGIQPTGNLHLGNYLGAIRNWVQMQDAMAEGSQCLFFLADLHAISMPHVPAQLHAATLEMAAALVACGIDPERSILFNQAQVPAHAELQWLLNGTARMGWLSRMTQFKDKSGKNREGASVALFTYPVLQAADVLLYQATHVPVGEDQKQHLELARDVAQKFNNDFCAEDAPVFTLPEPIIPPEAARIMSLRDGTAKMSKSDPSDMARINLTDDADTIMQKVRKARTDPEPLPSELAGLEGRPEAANLVGIYAVMAGTGREAVLRDFGGQGFGAFKPALGELLVAKLAPINQRFTELKADREALDAILARGALRAHEIARPTLNAAYKALGLVRGR
- a CDS encoding DUF4136 domain-containing protein; the encoded protein is MKNGKTGSGRLLKMSAAGLLLLAVTACATPFKADVSRFQSQLPAPQGQTFAVIADDPALAGGLEFAQYARLVENQMAKLGYQPASPAKATMLVRFDYGVDRGRERVRSTGIGRDPFYSPWYGYRPYWGGWGYRPYYSGAWSYGWNDPWFDRGVESYTVYTSDIELKIDRAQDGARLFEGRAEAVSTSNRLQYLVPNLVEAMFTDFPGHSGDTVRITIKPEDQPARRSPSN